A DNA window from Phoenix dactylifera cultivar Barhee BC4 chromosome 13, palm_55x_up_171113_PBpolish2nd_filt_p, whole genome shotgun sequence contains the following coding sequences:
- the LOC103707288 gene encoding homeobox protein LUMINIDEPENDENS-like — MALVPGVSEGAVVELDVDSSVESLAALLDSQRELFRSQIDQLQKLVAAQCKLTGVNPLSQEMAAGALSIKIGKMPGDLLNPKAVNYMQSVFSVKDTIGKKETREISALCGITVTQVREFFAAQRSRVRKLVHLSQEKAMRVEASRASSNGCSFSALQSVSAESMISREQIPVAGSAMIINSLRDGQQDTSISTDLKNVEEGPSCSALEEIFPGIDSNDKKFVDNIFNLMRKEETFSGQVKLVDWILQVHNSAVLIWFLTKGGLTILATWLSQAAHEEQTTVLLVIFKVLCHLPLHKALPVQMSAVLQTVNRLRFYRTSDISNRARTLLSRWSKLFVRTQALKKPLICSSKGSQKEIIRKQRISEILSDESWQSNIDIPEDILALTEDMENNRKSESKQAVKLLPSSADELSKKHGRSVSLSRTKERRKVLLVEQPDRKTSGRSMQVARAVPSNHSRPMSADDIQKAKLRAMFMQNKYGKADTSNSENKLQKTEDNHEPSPSQTSNMLSASRVHQLPPLEKDGGTKASISTANIRPNESETLVIPRPNTTSQEQLLEKLKCSQIQWQTPPEIINDSKWRVGAGENSKEVEVQTQRNQREKETFYSKPEDIPLNAKEPWDLEMDFDDSLTPEIPTEPLPDADITEDSVCSPCNVGASDNGTPAATSAPPPPPPPISNGNPEPDLELLTVLLKNPELVFALTSGQAKSMTSEQMVALLDVLKRNGVGLAELVNRAADGLEQKPQEPKPTSLPSPTPPSDPAARAGWRSEFPIGPSTPAAVLPVVAMTQAPGLGLHPHTPTTHLSSMSQTTVTINPTSQHHPSLNFLPKRLQAPSAHQIRTSVYPLQHRTVPEPILPANQYTSVPRQESFNHNPSPMTTLPAFPSRSQPPTFSPRIPAWPPGAAASATSVGRPNPTPDPWIGRSNDVSEGPVPFLADQVNHNARPKGPVPPLFVPPRDRNGILDDGSEVETWSPEGSPVRLRGRDYFSGTTRDHGRNHRPEWPRRWDAGNRDRHRPGSKQRWPGRDRDRRR; from the exons GTAAAATGCCAGGGGACTTGCTGAACCCAAAAGCAGTCAATTATATGCAGTCAGTTTTCTCAGTCAAGGATACCATTGGCAAGAAGGAAACTCGTGAGATTAGTGCTCTTTGTGGGATTACAGTTACACAG GTTAGAGAATTTTTTGCTGCTCAGCGTTCAAGGGTGAGAAAGCTTGTTCACTTGTCACAGGAGAAAGCTATGAGAGTAGAGGCATCCAGGGCATCTAGTAATGGATGCTCCTTTAGTGCTCTACAGTCAGTTTCTGCTGAAAGTATGATAAGCAGGGAACAAATACCAGTTGCTGGGAGTGCCATGattattaatagtttgagagatggCCAACAGGACACTTCGATTTCGACTGACCTTAAGAATGTTGAGGAAGGTCCTTCATGCTCAGCGCTGGAAGAGATTTTTCCTGGCATTGACTCCAATGATAAAAAATTTGTGGACAACATTTTTAATCTAATGAGGAAGGAAGAGACATTTTCTGGACAGGTGAAGCTGGTGGATTGGATTCTCCAAGTTCATAATTCGGCAGTCTTAATTTG GTTTTTAACTAAAGGTGGTCTTACCATTCTAGCAACATGGTTGAGCCAAGCAGCTCATGAAGAACAAACAACTGTGCTTCTTGTCATTTTTAAG GTTCTCTGTCACCTGCCACTACATAAAGCTTTGCCAGTACAAATGTCTGCTGTCTTGCAAACTGTTAATAGGCTGCGCTTTTATAGGACATCAG ACATATCAAACAGGGCGAGAACCCTCCTTTCTAGATGGAGCAAACTGTTTGTTAGAACTCAGGCTTTGAAGAAACCTCTTATCTGTTCCTCCAAGGGTTCTCAGAAGGAGATAATTCGTAAACAAAG GATCAGTGAAATTCTTAGTGATGAGTCATGGCAATCCAATATTGATATTCCT GAGGACATTCTTGCCCTTACTGAAGATATGGAAAACAACAG GAAATCAGAGTCAAAACAAGCAGTAAAGCTACTTCCATCTTCTGCTGATGAGTTAAGTAAAAAGCATGGCCGAAGTGTCTCATTGTCCA GAACCAAAGAACGCAGAAAAGTTTTACTGGTGGAGCAGCCTGATCGTAAAACTTCAGGAAGAAGCATGCAGGTTGCAAGAGCAGTACCTTCAAACCATAGCCGTCCGATGTCAGCTGATGATATCCAGAAGGCAAAGTTGCGTGCAATGTTCATGCAGAATAAGTATGGCAAGGCTGACACATCCAATAGTGAAAATAAGCTAcagaaaacagaagataatcATGAGCCTTCTCCATCTCAGACTAGCAATATGTTGTCTGCATCAAGGGTCCATCAGTTACCTCCACTGGAAAAAGATGGAGGGACAAAAGCTTCAATATCCACAGCAAATATTCGTCCCAACGAGTCAGAAACTTTGGTCATTCCAAGACCAAACACAACTTCTCAGGAACAGTTGCTGGAGAAGTTGAAGTGCAGTCAAATCCAATGGCAGACACCTCCAG AGATTATAAATGATTCTAAATGGCGTGTGGGCGCTGGGGAAAACAGCAAGGAAGTTGAAGTCCAGACGCAGAGAAATCAGCGGGAAAAGGAGACGTTCTATTCAAAACCGGAGGACATTCCATTGAATGCAAAGGAACCTTGGGACCTAGAGATGGATTTCGATGACAGCTTAACTCCCGAAATCCCAACCGAGCCGCTACCGGATGCCGACATCACTGAAGACTCTGTATGCTCTCCCTGCAACGTTGGAGCCTCCGATAATGGAACGCCTGCTGCTACctctgctcctcctcctcctcctcctccaatcagTAATGGCAATCCAGAGCCTGACCTCGAGTTGCTAACCGTGCTGCTCAAAAACCCAGAGCTGGTCTTTGCGCTGACCTCCGGTCAGGCGAAGAGCATGACGAGTGAGCAGATGGTGGCGTTGCTGGACGTGCTCAAGAGAAATGGCGTAGGGTTGGCAGAATTGGTGAACCGGGCGGCTGACGGCCTGGAGCAGAAGCCTCAGGAACCTAAACCCACCTCTCTTCCATCTCCGACTCCTCCATCAGATCCAGCTGCAAGG GCCGGCTGGAGATCAGAATTCCCGATCGGTCCGAGTACTCCCGCAGCAGTCCTTCCTGTGGTTGCTATGACACAGGCTCCAGGTTTGGGGCTGCATCCTCATACTCCAACCACCCATCTCTCATCAATGTCGCAGACGACAGTAACTATTAATCCGACATCTCAACACCATCCGTCTCTCAATTTCCTTCCAAAGAGGCTTCAAGCACCCTCAGCTCACCAGATTCGTACCTCTGTATATCCATTGCAACATCGCACAGTTCCTGAACCCATCCTGCCTGCAAACCAATACACATCGGTACCTCGGCAGGAGTCCTTCAACCATAATCCTTCACCCATGACTACTTTGCCTGCTTTCCCATCAAGGTCGCAACCTCCAACGTTTTCTCCGAGAATTCCCGCATGGCCGCCCGGTGCTGCCGCGAGTGCCACCAGCGTTGGGAGGCCGAATCCAACGCCAGACCCTTGGATTGGTCGATCAAATGACGTGTCGGAGGGTCCGGTCCCTTTCTTGGCTGACCAAGTCAACCACAATGCTCGCCCCAAGGGACCTGTGCCGCCACTTTTTGTGCCACCCAGGGATAGAAATGGGATTCTGGATGATGGTTCAGAGGTAGAGACATGGAGCCCAGAAGGCAGCCCTGTGAGATTACGTGGCCgggattatttttccgggacaACAAGAGACCATGGCCGGAATCATAGGCCTGAATGGCCCCGGCGGTGGGATGCCGGGAATCGGGACCGCCACAGGCCTGGCAGTAAGCAAAGGTGGCCAGGCCGCGATCGAGACAGGAGGCGATGA
- the LOC103707289 gene encoding psbP domain-containing protein 7, chloroplastic: MALRAGVFSSSSIPTHQIRCSAGGKSSPAEDFAPLAAVFRRRLLAGVGTASLVAVGANFGGVTSFLLGLFPDFGRGLKLDVLYPVQGFTRCLAPNYGFEFIYPAGWVGDRTLLNRVVDKAEAQRTLDPPPLSNGRPPPQSPRSLSEPVVAFGPPGSNGELNVSVIVSPVPRDFSIEAFGGPREVGETVLRRISGTRRGTDVTASLIDATKREDPLKKVNYYKLEFRVEGPSLRRHNVAVCTACSGKLFTLNAQAPESTWPKVREKFYKIADSFNLTEA; encoded by the exons atggCTCTCCGGGCCGGagtcttttcctcctcctctatTCCCACTCATCAAATTCGCTGCTCCGCCGGGGGGAAATCATCCCCGGCGGAGGACTTTGCTCCTTTGGCCGCGGTGTTCCGGAGGCGGCTTCTGGCCGGGGTGGGGACGGCGTCGCTGGTGGCGGTGGGGGCCAACTTCGGAGGGGTCACCAGCTTCCTCCTCGGCCTCTTCCCGGACTTCGGCCGGGGTCTCAAGCTCGACGTCCTCTACCCTGTCCAGGGCTTTACTCGCTGCCTCGCTCCCAACTATGGCTTCG AATTTATATATCCAGCAGGCTGGGTTGGGGACCGGACACTGCTCAATAGAGTTGTGGACAAAGCTGAGGCTCAGAGAACCTTAGATCCCCCACCATTAAGCAATGGGAGGCCACCCCCACAGTCTCCTCGCAGTCTCAGCGAGCCTGTGGTAGCCTTCGGGCCTCCAGGATCCAATGGCGAGCTTAACGTCAGCGTCATCGTCTCTCCTGTTCCTCGTGATTTCTC GATTGAAGCTTTTGGTGGCCCAAGGGAGGTTGGAGAGACGGTGCTAAGGAGGATTTCTGGAACCAGAAGAGGGACCGATGTAACGGCGTCTCTGATAGATGCAACTAAGAGGGAAGATCCATTGAAGAAGGTGAATTACTACAAGCTGGAGTTTAGAGTGGAGGGCCCTTCCCTTCGCCGGCATAATGTTGCTGTATGTACTGCATGCAGTGGCAAGCTCTTCACTTTAAATGCTCAGGcaccggagtcgacttggccgAAGGTCAgggaaaagttttacaagattGCAGATTCTTTCAATCTCACTGAAGCATAA